Part of the Lolium rigidum isolate FL_2022 chromosome 6, APGP_CSIRO_Lrig_0.1, whole genome shotgun sequence genome, ACGCGCCGATCGCCGGGTGCCGGAGCACCTCCACCTGCGGCGCCCAGGACGACACCACCATTCCTCGCCCTCGTGTCCTGTCCAAGAACCCGTCTGGCAgcagcgcctccaccgccgcgtcACCCCGCCCTTCGAACCGCTTCGTGGAGTCAGCGTCCGGCGCGACCGGCGCGCGCACGGCCCAGAGGAACGCGTGCCCGCTCTTCTCCAGCCCCACGGCGATCTCGTTTAGCTGCTCCGCCGGCACCGAGCTCGCGCTCCCGAAACAGAGGAAGACCACGCTCCCGGCCGGCTGCTTGTCCAGCCAACTTAGGGATTCATGGATCTTATTGCCTCCTCTCTCCTCGCcgaccagcgggccgacgcagaaCAGTTTCGGCATCGACTCACCGGGGCGAGGAGTCCCATCTTTTATCGCCTTCACGGCTCGGGGCTCCAGCCAGTCGAAAGTGTTGGACAGTATGCCCGTCGCTCTGGGCAGCTGCTCGAAGAGACCAAGAATTGTATCGTACTGCATGTTGTCTCGATCGAGTAGGGCTTCAGGCAAGTCGGACGCCGGAATCGGGTGGACCCCCGGGAATTGCAGCAAGGAGCGGCCCATCTCCCCGAAGGAGACGGCGGGGCGAAGGACGGGGATATGCAGGAAGGTAGCAAGAGCCGACGCGCAAAGGGAGAAGAAGACGTAGGCTGGGACGCCGAGCTCCGTGGCGGCGTCAAGCCCGTACGCGCAGAAGAAGTCGGCGACGAGAGCCTTGACAGGCGGGAGAGATCTCAGAAAGGCGAGGAGGGCGGTGTTCGTGGCGCGGAGGTCGGCGATGAGGGTGATGAAGGGGTCGGCGTTGGGGTCGGCCGCGTCCTCCGCGGAACGGGTCGGTGCCGGCGGGAGCAGGTGGAAGGACACGGTAGGGTAGGTGGCAGAGAGGCGGGCAATGGTCTGCGACGACTCACCGGTAGACGGGacgtcggcgacggcgacggtgacggGAACGCCATGTCCGGCGAGGTGATCTGCGAGCTGCGTCATGGGGTGGAGGTGACCCCTGACCATCCATGTGTATAGCACGACGCTGCTTCCCATTGCTTGCGTGGTTTGTGCTCTAGTAGTATTTTTCTGCTTTCCTGCTTGTGTCCTGAAACTGAAGGAAGCAACAAGCTAGTGTATATAGGGTGGGTAGCAGGCTAAAGATATGCTTGTCGATCACATGGCACATAGTGAGCAACCAAAACAAACAAAAGATGTATGCTTGTCGTGGTATTGCGAAGTCGTCGGCGACAAACAGCAGGCCAAGCACTTAATTGATGATGATGACTCATCGGAGGATGCAGTGGTAGCGGATGTTTCGTGGTCGTCAGGCTAAAAAGTGTCTTTGGCACATAAGCACTAGTGATTTCGgtatttaaaaaaatattttattgatttaaaaaatctaaaatttAATATGCACATACATATAAATATTTCGAAAGTACGATGTAAATTTTCGATgaaaatatattatattttgagctataaaaagacaaatttttaacAAATCTAAATTTTCTATCCCTATAGACAACCataaatttgttatttttccgTATCTCAAAATACAACACAACTTCTACCGAAAGTATTCAGAACATTTGTATTTATTCATAAAATAAAATTTAGTATGATTTTTAAAACATAGATGTATATAGTTTAAAATATTACAAAAACCAGGAGCACTAGTGCTGGAGTGCACCACATCTGCTCTCTCGTCAGGCACTCAAGTCCCGTTGCAGCGAGAAGTTTAGTTGTTAAGGCATCT contains:
- the LOC124662006 gene encoding anthocyanidin 5,3-O-glucosyltransferase-like, which encodes MGSSVVLYTWMVRGHLHPMTQLADHLAGHGVPVTVAVADVPSTGESSQTIARLSATYPTVSFHLLPPAPTRSAEDAADPNADPFITLIADLRATNTALLAFLRSLPPVKALVADFFCAYGLDAATELGVPAYVFFSLCASALATFLHIPVLRPAVSFGEMGRSLLQFPGVHPIPASDLPEALLDRDNMQYDTILGLFEQLPRATGILSNTFDWLEPRAVKAIKDGTPRPGESMPKLFCVGPLVGEERGGNKIHESLSWLDKQPAGSVVFLCFGSASSVPAEQLNEIAVGLEKSGHAFLWAVRAPVAPDADSTKRFEGRGDAAVEALLPDGFLDRTRGRGMVVSSWAPQVEVLRHPAIGAFVTHCGWNSIMEAVTAGVPMLCWPMYAEQRMNKVFIAEDMKLGVTIDGYDEVMVKAGQVEAKVRLVMDSEHGKEIRDRTMLAKQMAADALECGGSSTAACLDFINSINISTPH